In the Paramormyrops kingsleyae isolate MSU_618 chromosome 6, PKINGS_0.4, whole genome shotgun sequence genome, one interval contains:
- the LOC111855806 gene encoding proenkephalin-B-like, whose protein sequence is MEWYALVLVLSLASSAQGDCSSQCVICAQQNSNVDIPVNSMTCTLECEGVFSSTVELDKCEKALHLYADGYNGFANEEENAPNSVEKGLESSVGNLVKRYGGFIKRIDKNKMFNYPSRENAQFKDLLAKKYGSLSRKFGERDVPELSQDVQRGDSTTENDTEVYSDDAPINEVKRYGGFLRKLVPKRSESGVENDQEGLQKRYGGFMRRIRPNLKWENQKRYGGFLRRHFKISVRSEEEPSSYDGFDL, encoded by the exons ATGGAGTGGTATGCCCTGGTGTTGGTACTGAGTTTGGCATCTTCAGCACAAGGAGATTGTTCTTCCCAGTGTGTGATCTGCGCTCAACAGAATTCAAACGTAGATATTCCAGTCAACAGCATG acTTGCACTTTAGAGTGTGAAGGTGTATTTTCATCCACCGTAGAATTAGACAAATGCGAGAAAGCTCTGCATTTATATGCTGATGGTTATAATGGGTTCGCTAACGAAGAAGAAAACGCGCCGAACAGCGTAGAGAAAGGATTAGAATCGTCAGTTGGCAACCTTGTGAAGCGATATGGTGGATTCATCAAAAGAAttgataaaaacaaaatgttcaATTATCCATCACGTGAAAATGCTCAATTCAAAGACTTACTCGCCAAGAAATACGGAAGTCTATCACGAAAATTTGGGGAAAGAGATGTCCCGGAACTTTCCCAGGACGTCCAACGTGGAGATTCAACCACAGAAAACGATACGGAGGTCTACAGCGACGACGCGCCGATCAATGAGGTTAAGCGATACGGGGGGTTTTTAAGGAAATTAGTCCCCAAACGAAGCGAGTCTGGAGTAGAAAATGACCAAGAAGGGTTACAAAAGAGGTACGGAGGCTTCATGCGCAGGATCCGACCAAATCTGAAGTGGGAAAACCAGAAAAGGTACGGAGGCTTTCTTAGGCGTCATTTCAAAATATCAGTCCGATCAGAAGAGGAGCCCAGCTCGTATGATGGCTTTGACCTATAG